In a single window of the Pseudanabaena sp. BC1403 genome:
- the fba gene encoding class II fructose-bisphosphate aldolase (catalyzes the reversible aldol condensation of dihydroxyacetonephosphate and glyceraldehyde 3-phosphate in the Calvin cycle, glycolysis, and/or gluconeogenesis): protein MALVPMRLLLDHAAENGYGIPAFNVNNMEQIQSIMQAANETNSPVILQASRGARNYAGENFLRHLILAAAETYPHLPIVMHQDHGNAPATCYSAIQNGFTSVMMDGSLEADAKTPASYEYNVAVTSEVVKVAHAFGASVEGELGCLGSLETGKGEAEDGHGFEGALDHSQLLTDPDEAADFVERTQVDALAVAIGTSHGAYKFTRKPTGEILAISRIEEIHNRLPNTHLVMHGSSSVPEDLLAMINEFGGAIPETYGVPVEEIQKGIKCGVRKVNIDTDCRLAITAAVREALFKNPKEFDPRHFLKPSIKYMQKVCADRYTQFEAAGQAGKIKQVSIYDFVPKYAKGELKQVSREVVKA, encoded by the coding sequence ATGGCTTTAGTACCAATGCGCCTGCTGCTCGATCATGCAGCTGAAAACGGATATGGCATCCCTGCATTTAACGTAAACAACATGGAGCAAATCCAGTCGATCATGCAGGCTGCTAATGAGACCAACAGCCCTGTGATCCTACAAGCTTCTCGTGGTGCACGTAATTATGCTGGCGAAAATTTCTTGCGTCACTTAATTTTGGCTGCCGCCGAAACTTATCCTCATCTGCCAATCGTGATGCACCAAGATCACGGTAATGCACCAGCAACTTGCTACTCAGCAATCCAAAATGGCTTTACCAGCGTAATGATGGATGGCTCTTTGGAGGCTGATGCTAAAACTCCAGCTAGCTATGAATACAACGTTGCTGTTACCTCTGAAGTTGTCAAAGTTGCTCATGCTTTCGGTGCAAGCGTTGAAGGTGAACTAGGCTGCTTAGGCTCTCTCGAAACTGGTAAGGGTGAAGCTGAAGATGGACATGGCTTTGAGGGCGCTTTAGATCACTCACAACTTTTAACTGATCCTGATGAAGCTGCTGACTTTGTTGAGCGTACACAAGTTGATGCTCTCGCGGTAGCTATTGGTACTAGCCACGGTGCTTATAAGTTTACTCGCAAACCTACTGGCGAAATCTTGGCAATCAGCCGTATCGAAGAAATTCATAATCGCTTGCCTAATACCCACCTTGTTATGCATGGCTCTTCTTCAGTTCCCGAAGATCTACTTGCAATGATTAATGAATTTGGTGGCGCTATTCCTGAAACCTACGGTGTACCTGTTGAAGAAATTCAAAAGGGAATCAAGTGTGGTGTGCGTAAGGTCAATATCGATACTGATTGTCGTCTTGCTATTACAGCGGCGGTTCGTGAAGCTTTGTTCAAGAATCCTAAAGAGTTTGATCCTCGCCACTTCCTCAAGCCATCGATCAAGTACATGCAAAAAGTATGTGCTGATCGCTATACTCAGTTTGAAGCTGCTGGACAAGCTGGCAAAATCAAGCAAGTTAGTATTTATGACTTTGTTCCTAAGTATGCCAAGGGCGAACTTAAGCAAGTTAGCCGCGAAGTTGTTAAGGCTTAA
- a CDS encoding response regulator: MTSSSFSVDQPNSVDELNKVNVAKKPKLLVVDDEQDNLDLLYRTFRKEFTVFRSDGGIKALEILEQEGEMAAIISDQRMPEMNGTEFLSRTVSDFPDTMRIVLTGYTDIADLIDAINSGQVHKYITKPWEPDQLKSVVKEATHTYDLLKQRSEELVRSQAQNALLSVIVRIAQTSNQLSDCVMPLASAFWQNFGADGVILQLVENGSLTDTQAICGDYIWDLATDPLVQAALSSKKSQISLSPSQEADPDQPCKTNLAIAITFREEILGILSMRWQISNALVSSGIDVIQQCADEMAIALTCIRYYAKL, from the coding sequence ATGACTTCTTCGTCGTTTTCTGTTGATCAGCCAAATTCTGTTGACGAACTAAATAAAGTTAACGTAGCCAAAAAGCCCAAACTTTTGGTAGTTGATGACGAGCAAGATAATCTTGATTTGCTATATCGTACCTTTCGCAAAGAATTTACGGTGTTTAGATCTGATGGGGGCATTAAAGCTTTAGAGATTTTGGAACAAGAAGGGGAAATGGCAGCGATTATTTCCGATCAGCGAATGCCTGAGATGAATGGAACTGAGTTCCTCAGCCGTACTGTTTCGGATTTTCCTGATACGATGCGCATTGTCTTGACTGGATATACAGATATTGCCGATCTGATCGATGCAATCAACTCAGGTCAGGTTCATAAATATATTACGAAGCCTTGGGAGCCCGATCAGCTTAAGTCGGTTGTGAAAGAGGCGACCCATACCTATGATCTGCTTAAGCAACGTTCTGAGGAGTTAGTCAGATCGCAAGCTCAGAATGCTCTGTTGTCAGTAATTGTGAGGATCGCACAGACATCCAACCAACTATCTGATTGTGTAATGCCTTTAGCAAGTGCCTTTTGGCAAAATTTTGGTGCCGATGGAGTGATCTTGCAGTTGGTTGAGAACGGCTCTTTGACTGATACTCAAGCTATATGTGGTGATTATATTTGGGATTTGGCGACAGATCCGTTAGTGCAAGCAGCGCTCTCATCGAAAAAGTCTCAAATTTCTCTGTCTCCTAGTCAGGAAGCAGATCCAGATCAACCCTGCAAAACTAATTTGGCGATCGCAATTACTTTTCGTGAAGAGATTTTAGGAATATTGTCGATGCGTTGGCAGATATCTAATGCCCTAGTTTCTAGTGGTATTGACGTGATTCAGCAATGTGCTGATGAGATGGCGATTGCCCTAACTTGTATTCGTTACTATGCAAAACTTTGA
- a CDS encoding HD domain-containing protein produces the protein MQNFESNFEILLALAITLANQAHAGQIDKAGKPYIAHPLTVMAQMDTLESKIVAVLHDAIEDSDLTIADLVRQGFPEFITEAIAAITKLDGELYEDYIVRVKSNAIARKVKIADVTHNMDISRIAKPTEKDFKRLEKYKKVLQELTTN, from the coding sequence ATGCAAAACTTTGAGTCAAATTTTGAAATACTTTTAGCATTGGCAATCACGCTTGCCAATCAAGCTCATGCTGGTCAGATTGATAAAGCGGGTAAGCCTTATATTGCGCATCCTTTAACTGTAATGGCGCAGATGGACACGCTTGAAAGTAAAATTGTGGCGGTTTTGCATGATGCGATCGAGGATTCTGATTTGACGATCGCAGATTTGGTTCGTCAAGGGTTTCCTGAATTTATTACTGAGGCGATCGCGGCGATTACCAAACTAGATGGGGAACTTTACGAAGATTATATTGTGCGGGTGAAGTCTAATGCGATCGCCCGCAAAGTCAAGATTGCCGACGTTACCCACAATATGGATATTAGTCGAATTGCTAAACCTACTGAAAAAGATTTTAAGCGTTTAGAGAAATATAAAAAAGTGCTCCAAGAATTAACCACTAACTAA
- a CDS encoding ShlB/FhaC/HecB family hemolysin secretion/activation protein, translated as MNIAISVDAIAQSATNSPPKEEETFTITDVIFGESRIYTDQDWEPYRRAIRWKDDMTEQKIRDILQQLTADLYISKGYITSRAVLDRDQVNIQNRTVKISIWESGLCNISRHPSQPDLRLNFRYILDRIQIPNTIPLSVNRLEDQLRLLKNDPQFENIEFTLEEQKSGEKCELKSSFPRNSNMFVFAKETNPLSVNTSINNYSPPSVGGEQIGVNASHQNLTGIGDRLSFSYNRSFTGGSNIYDFSYSTPLNPMNGSLNLRAAITRSTITEAPFDRFGIAAKSQLYEVQYRQPFIRSFVEEFALSFGFTAKDGQTFLFNNLATPFGFGADANGITRTSVFSFGQDYLKRDEQGAWFFQSVFKLGTGLGNSTINQAPIPDSRFLNWNFQGQRWQRINDDNLLILQADLQVTPDSLLPSEQFIVGGGQTLRGYRQSARSGDNGFRFSAENRITLQRNGAGQSIFQIAPFFNMGSVWNRDENPNFLAGKNFLMSFGTGIIWEPLKNLNMRLDYAIPITAIEDRDNNLQDKGINFSFNYKF; from the coding sequence GTGAATATTGCGATCTCCGTAGATGCGATCGCGCAATCAGCGACAAACAGCCCACCAAAAGAAGAAGAAACTTTTACAATTACTGATGTCATATTCGGAGAAAGTCGTATCTATACAGATCAAGATTGGGAACCTTATAGAAGAGCAATCCGATGGAAGGATGACATGACCGAACAAAAAATTCGAGATATCCTTCAACAGCTAACTGCTGATCTTTACATTAGCAAAGGATATATAACTTCTAGAGCCGTGCTTGATCGAGATCAGGTTAATATTCAAAATAGAACCGTGAAGATATCCATCTGGGAAAGTGGTTTATGTAATATTTCTCGTCATCCATCGCAACCAGATCTCAGGTTAAATTTCAGATATATTCTCGATCGCATTCAAATTCCGAATACCATTCCCCTTAGTGTCAATCGTCTTGAAGATCAATTGCGGTTATTAAAAAACGATCCTCAATTTGAGAATATCGAATTTACACTTGAAGAGCAAAAATCAGGAGAGAAATGTGAACTCAAGTCGAGTTTCCCAAGAAATTCCAACATGTTCGTATTTGCAAAGGAAACCAATCCATTAAGCGTTAATACTTCCATCAATAACTACTCACCACCCAGTGTTGGCGGTGAGCAGATAGGCGTTAACGCTAGTCATCAGAATCTTACAGGAATTGGCGATCGCCTTAGTTTTAGCTACAATCGCTCCTTTACAGGCGGCTCCAATATCTACGATTTTAGCTATTCAACACCGCTAAACCCGATGAATGGCTCTCTAAATTTACGAGCAGCAATTACTCGCAGTACAATTACAGAAGCGCCATTTGATCGTTTTGGAATCGCTGCCAAATCACAACTCTACGAAGTTCAGTATCGTCAGCCCTTCATTCGTTCATTTGTTGAAGAATTTGCACTTTCCTTCGGATTTACAGCCAAAGATGGACAGACATTTTTGTTTAACAATCTCGCCACTCCCTTTGGCTTTGGCGCTGATGCTAATGGCATTACCCGCACCAGTGTATTCTCCTTTGGACAGGACTATCTCAAACGAGATGAGCAAGGCGCGTGGTTCTTTCAGTCAGTCTTTAAATTAGGAACAGGGCTGGGAAATTCTACAATCAATCAGGCTCCAATCCCTGATAGCCGTTTTTTAAATTGGAATTTCCAAGGGCAACGTTGGCAAAGAATAAATGACGATAATCTCTTGATTTTGCAAGCTGACCTACAGGTCACACCAGATAGCCTCTTACCTTCAGAGCAATTTATCGTTGGTGGTGGACAAACATTAAGAGGCTACCGCCAAAGTGCGAGATCTGGCGACAATGGATTTCGATTTTCAGCAGAAAATCGGATTACTTTGCAACGTAACGGCGCTGGTCAATCAATTTTTCAGATTGCGCCATTCTTTAATATGGGTTCAGTCTGGAATCGAGACGAAAACCCTAATTTTCTGGCAGGAAAGAACTTCTTAATGAGCTTTGGTACTGGGATTATTTGGGAGCCTCTCAAAAATTTAAATATGAGGCTAGATTATGCGATTCCCATCACAGCTATTGAAGATCGAGACAATAATCTCCAAGACAAGGGCATCAATTTTAGTTTTAACTATAAATTTTAG
- a CDS encoding CHAT domain-containing protein, with product MNGLQVFFVAFSLQIFQALPAIAQVQIVPANNGTGTIVLPNGNRIDITGGTTSGNGANVFHSFQGFNVQTGQTANFVVLPQTQNVLGGVTGGNPSLINGTIQVTGSNANLYLLNPAGFIFGNNAQLNVNGSFTASTARTAWFGDRNLDIYNPNYTNLTGNLTALEFDPNNPAAIVNSGNLSVGEGKSVNLAASTVVNTGTVSAPNGSVGIVAIPDGRLRLNVGVEGLSFEFPQPKDAQGNALPVKALDLPSLLTTGKLDSSTGISLNSQGQAQLTASQTVIPNTAGTAIISGTVSVASPVANPSQVPPKIQILGDRVGLVGANIDASGVNGGGSVFIGGDFQGKGVIPNALMTFVSADSTIKADALQSGNGGRVIVWADNATRFFGSISARGGAISGDGGFVEVSGKQNLVFDGKVDLNAAIGKGGTLLLDPTNIYIDGVVSDSILVPDPLEIFASNFLGQDITISQATLASPIYKNSNIILEATNNITISSLINNQLIFPRGSGNITFTADSDKDGVGTFSMPFDAVNPQNGATIFAPSPLNQPIGRTLSIYGASVTLGIINTRGGIPAPGGSLFVNANGDIIIGAAETYADSSPVTNPYNGGNITIISDNGSIDTSTGILSARAAEGNGGNITLTARGNIKTAALLTDPVFFGTNNRGGDISIISQTGSVDISTNNGYEPLTGARNGVGLYVGGQLGGAGKLVVNAFGDITTNFIQAASNGNANSLTLTSQTGKIDTLAGDINAFANGIGGTINFTAPNGISTKNISTGGVITSGSVNLRAITGNITTTSIDTTSLGLLGGNAGSISIDAGGSATIDGLLRAFSQSGNGANVSVKANNGNILFSCAIALGGKCGVESYPEGSASAVTPSTVRSAGNISIVSTNGSITLLNTAILDAGADSASISGTGTDKRASGTVTISAQGDITTGLGGITSDASFLNGEPASNISINSSQGKIRAYNITTNSFDGRGGDVVFSAPNGISVNSVITGDSRSGSSGGNITFNGKVELLENTNISAGTVSSGNVVFTSTIDGANILNIISNTATVDFQGAIGSITPLTGLTITAQNTTLKGDVTTADSNITINSLLTPTASSTLNAGTGTISLNGGFNTGSNAVSVIADQINLTAPITGTSNLILKPSSVNRNIVLGDTDSNSFSLTSTAIAAITGVKLAIGDSSVGSISVTAPITFNTSATLISPVLINLNADITTTGQTLTLTGNTRLGTNIAINSSNGDISTNGTINSLTGNNFGLTLNAGTGNINLNGALGASDRLSTISLNASNISISGGINTVNGLQISNPTTITGTSTLSTLNGDINIGAPISIQSGTAANLTINSPTGNVTTQDINLASAVGAGNSLTLLSPQGIVTTGNLNVNGISGGNITIQALTSITTGTLSAVGLSGNGGNIFLDPLLDIFTGAINAQGFGGVGGTVDLTSNRFVRISGTFIDQNGLVASVSTAGTAGDGIIIIRHDGGTRFEPFNVFSSLINGTDGVLTTGAGNTIFTPRAFPGPYTQGNIQIITAPNFTVFLATQPLKEPPRVQWVDEGDRSPFPPEEFYTREFENFFRASIPDLKPVKIMTLAEIQETLRRVQRETGVNPALLYVTFLPDRMGERNRQRGSKDPCYNPKVDPNAQSPTIPNLEITKLPDSCDILELTLVTAKGKPIYIPVKVGSQFIRRRDIVPVASELRNTVANFAEGLPVNLFEKSSQQLYNWIVRPIKDSLQDQKIKNLTFVLPNTLQKLPFAALQDHQAQYIIKDYSVGLMPSLSLTDTRRSRVNQYSLRFLGASKFNNGQADLDGVEDEAKVVSNIWKVSPLLNNDFTKDNLADSGEFGIVHLATHAEFEENTGVGRIDLPNTSVTLNQIRDFNWKNVELLVLSACQTSEGNSSSELGFAGAAVRSNVKSVVGTLWKLTDAVAPQFMETFYQELKNESVTIKAEAFRRAQVSITQSNLSHPKFWSALTIVGNPW from the coding sequence ATGAATGGGCTTCAAGTTTTTTTTGTTGCATTTTCTTTACAAATCTTTCAAGCTTTGCCTGCGATCGCGCAAGTTCAGATCGTGCCTGCAAATAACGGAACGGGAACAATAGTTTTACCTAATGGCAATCGGATTGATATTACGGGCGGAACTACTTCAGGAAATGGAGCAAATGTATTTCATAGTTTCCAAGGTTTTAATGTCCAGACAGGTCAGACGGCTAACTTTGTAGTCTTGCCACAGACTCAAAATGTCCTTGGTGGTGTAACTGGTGGCAATCCTTCGCTGATTAATGGCACTATTCAAGTCACAGGCTCGAATGCGAATTTATATCTGTTAAATCCTGCGGGATTCATCTTTGGGAATAATGCTCAACTAAATGTTAATGGTAGTTTCACGGCTTCGACGGCGAGAACTGCTTGGTTTGGCGATCGCAATCTAGATATTTATAATCCTAATTACACCAACCTGACAGGCAATCTGACTGCTTTAGAGTTCGATCCTAATAATCCCGCTGCGATCGTTAACTCAGGCAATCTCAGTGTTGGTGAGGGAAAGTCGGTAAATCTTGCCGCGTCAACTGTGGTAAATACGGGAACTGTCTCTGCGCCTAATGGTTCGGTGGGGATTGTCGCTATACCTGATGGTCGGTTGCGGCTAAATGTCGGGGTGGAGGGGTTAAGTTTTGAGTTTCCTCAACCAAAGGATGCTCAAGGCAATGCTTTACCAGTTAAGGCTTTGGATTTACCAAGTTTGTTAACTACTGGCAAGCTGGATAGCAGCACGGGTATATCGCTGAATAGTCAGGGACAAGCGCAGTTAACTGCTTCACAGACAGTAATTCCGAATACTGCGGGAACTGCGATCATTAGTGGAACTGTGTCTGTTGCGTCGCCTGTGGCTAATCCTTCTCAAGTTCCGCCTAAGATTCAAATATTAGGCGATCGCGTAGGTTTAGTGGGTGCAAATATCGATGCTTCAGGTGTGAATGGTGGTGGTTCGGTATTTATTGGTGGGGATTTTCAGGGCAAGGGAGTTATCCCAAATGCGTTGATGACTTTTGTGAGTGCGGATTCGACGATTAAGGCGGATGCGTTGCAGTCTGGGAATGGCGGCAGGGTAATAGTATGGGCAGATAATGCGACAAGATTTTTTGGAAGTATTAGTGCTCGTGGGGGGGCAATTTCTGGTGATGGTGGTTTTGTTGAAGTTTCAGGTAAACAGAATCTAGTTTTTGATGGAAAAGTCGATCTTAATGCTGCGATCGGAAAAGGAGGTACATTATTGCTTGATCCAACAAATATTTATATTGACGGTGTTGTATCAGATTCAATACTTGTACCAGATCCTCTTGAGATTTTTGCTAGTAATTTTCTTGGTCAAGATATCACTATTAGCCAAGCAACGCTTGCAAGTCCTATATATAAAAATTCAAACATTATTCTTGAGGCAACCAATAATATTACAATCAGTTCGCTCATTAACAATCAACTCATCTTCCCACGAGGATCAGGCAATATTACTTTTACCGCTGATTCTGATAAAGATGGTGTAGGCACATTCTCTATGCCTTTTGATGCAGTCAACCCACAGAATGGTGCTACTATATTTGCCCCATCACCTTTAAATCAACCAATAGGCAGAACTCTATCTATTTATGGTGCTTCTGTCACACTAGGTATTATCAATACTAGAGGTGGTATTCCTGCTCCTGGGGGCTCTTTGTTTGTCAATGCTAATGGAGATATTATTATAGGTGCCGCAGAGACTTATGCAGACTCAAGCCCTGTTACGAATCCATATAACGGTGGTAATATCACAATAATTAGTGACAACGGAAGTATTGACACAAGTACTGGGATTTTGTCTGCTAGAGCGGCTGAGGGTAACGGAGGGAATATTACATTAACAGCTAGAGGTAATATTAAAACTGCTGCTCTGTTGACAGATCCTGTATTTTTTGGGACTAACAATAGAGGTGGAGATATTTCAATTATAAGTCAAACTGGTTCTGTTGACATCAGTACTAATAATGGATACGAACCACTTACTGGAGCGAGAAACGGTGTAGGATTATATGTTGGAGGTCAGCTAGGTGGGGCTGGGAAATTAGTTGTTAACGCTTTTGGAGACATAACAACTAACTTTATACAAGCAGCTTCAAATGGTAATGCAAACTCCTTAACTTTAACGAGTCAAACTGGCAAGATTGACACTTTGGCGGGAGATATTAATGCTTTTGCGAATGGTATCGGAGGAACAATAAATTTTACCGCTCCTAATGGAATAAGTACCAAAAATATATCAACAGGTGGTGTTATTACTTCTGGTTCTGTCAACCTGAGAGCTATAACAGGGAATATTACAACAACATCAATTGACACAACTTCTCTTGGGTTGCTAGGTGGAAATGCTGGAAGTATTAGTATTGATGCTGGAGGTAGTGCAACTATTGATGGTTTACTCAGAGCATTTTCTCAATCTGGTAATGGAGCGAATGTATCTGTAAAAGCAAATAATGGCAATATTTTGTTTAGTTGTGCAATTGCATTAGGAGGGAAATGTGGTGTAGAGTCCTATCCTGAAGGAAGTGCATCGGCTGTAACTCCTTCCACTGTGCGTAGTGCTGGGAATATAAGTATAGTTAGCACTAATGGTTCTATAACCCTACTTAACACTGCAATATTAGATGCAGGGGCTGATAGTGCAAGTATTTCTGGGACTGGGACTGATAAACGGGCTTCAGGTACTGTGACAATATCCGCTCAAGGAGATATTACAACTGGTCTAGGTGGAATTACATCTGATGCTAGTTTTCTTAATGGAGAACCAGCTAGTAATATTAGTATTAATAGCTCTCAGGGTAAAATTAGAGCTTACAACATAACTACAAATTCTTTTGATGGAAGAGGGGGTGATGTTGTATTCAGTGCTCCTAATGGAATTAGTGTAAATAGCGTTATCACAGGTGACTCTAGATCTGGTTCTAGTGGAGGTAATATTACATTTAACGGCAAAGTTGAGCTACTAGAAAATACCAATATTAGTGCAGGAACTGTCTCTAGTGGAAATGTTGTCTTTACCAGTACTATTGATGGCGCAAACATTCTCAATATAATCTCCAATACAGCAACTGTTGACTTCCAAGGAGCAATTGGAAGTATAACTCCCCTAACAGGACTGACAATAACTGCCCAAAATACAACTCTTAAAGGCGATGTCACAACCGCTGATAGCAACATTACGATTAATTCATTGCTAACTCCTACTGCATCGTCAACCCTGAATGCAGGAACTGGAACTATCTCACTCAATGGAGGATTTAATACAGGAAGTAATGCTGTATCAGTGATCGCCGATCAGATCAATTTAACCGCACCGATTACTGGAACTAGTAATCTTATCTTAAAACCTAGTTCAGTGAATCGAAATATTGTTTTAGGTGATACAGATTCAAACTCATTTAGCCTGACATCAACTGCGATCGCAGCAATTACTGGTGTGAAGCTTGCGATCGGTGATAGTAGCGTTGGTAGCATCTCAGTTACTGCTCCAATCACATTCAACACCTCAGCTACTTTAATATCTCCAGTATTGATTAATCTCAATGCTGATATCACCACTACTGGTCAAACACTAACTCTCACTGGCAATACAAGACTTGGCACAAACATCGCTATCAATAGCAGTAATGGCGACATTAGCACTAATGGAACTATCAACAGCCTAACAGGCAATAACTTTGGCTTAACTCTCAACGCAGGTACTGGCAACATCAATCTCAATGGCGCACTTGGAGCAAGCGATCGCCTAAGTACCATTAGCCTTAATGCTAGCAATATCTCCATATCAGGCGGCATAAATACAGTTAATGGCTTGCAGATTTCCAATCCAACGACAATTACAGGTACTTCCACCCTCAGCACCCTTAATGGCGATATTAATATTGGTGCGCCAATCAGCATTCAATCAGGAACAGCCGCCAACCTCACCATCAATTCACCAACAGGTAATGTCACCACTCAAGATATCAACCTCGCCTCTGCGGTAGGTGCTGGCAATAGCCTGACGCTCTTATCCCCACAGGGCATCGTAACTACAGGCAATCTCAATGTAAATGGTATATCGGGCGGCAACATCACCATTCAAGCACTTACTTCCATCACGACTGGAACTCTCAGCGCTGTAGGATTATCGGGCAATGGCGGTAATATCTTTCTTGATCCTCTCTTAGATATATTCACTGGTGCGATCAATGCTCAAGGGTTTGGCGGTGTTGGCGGAACTGTCGATCTGACATCGAATCGGTTTGTAAGGATTAGTGGTACTTTCATCGACCAAAATGGATTGGTAGCCAGTGTCAGTACCGCAGGGACAGCAGGGGACGGAATCATCATCATTCGTCACGATGGTGGCACAAGGTTTGAGCCTTTTAATGTCTTTAGCTCCTTGATTAATGGTACTGATGGCGTGCTGACAACTGGTGCAGGAAACACGATCTTTACGCCGAGAGCTTTTCCAGGACCTTATACACAGGGCAATATCCAGATTATTACCGCCCCAAATTTCACGGTTTTCCTAGCAACGCAACCACTAAAAGAGCCTCCTAGAGTGCAGTGGGTAGATGAAGGCGATCGCTCTCCTTTCCCTCCTGAAGAGTTCTACACAAGAGAGTTTGAAAACTTTTTTAGAGCATCTATTCCTGATCTCAAACCAGTTAAGATCATGACGCTTGCCGAGATTCAAGAAACCTTGCGCCGAGTCCAGCGAGAAACTGGAGTTAACCCTGCTTTGCTCTATGTGACTTTTTTGCCAGATCGAATGGGCGAAAGAAACAGACAACGAGGCTCTAAAGATCCTTGCTATAACCCAAAAGTTGATCCCAATGCCCAATCCCCTACAATCCCTAATCTAGAAATCACCAAACTACCCGACTCATGCGACATCCTCGAACTTACTCTAGTAACCGCCAAAGGCAAACCCATCTACATACCAGTTAAAGTAGGTTCTCAGTTTATTAGAAGAAGAGATATTGTACCTGTGGCATCGGAACTTAGAAATACTGTTGCCAATTTTGCAGAAGGTCTCCCTGTGAATTTATTTGAAAAATCTTCCCAACAACTCTACAATTGGATTGTAAGACCAATAAAGGATAGTTTACAAGATCAAAAAATCAAAAACTTAACATTTGTCTTACCTAATACCTTACAAAAACTACCATTTGCTGCTCTTCAAGACCATCAAGCGCAATATATAATCAAAGATTACAGCGTTGGCTTAATGCCTAGTTTATCTCTAACTGATACTCGACGATCTAGAGTTAATCAATATAGTTTACGATTCCTAGGTGCTTCTAAATTTAATAATGGACAAGCAGATTTAGACGGAGTAGAAGACGAAGCAAAAGTAGTAAGTAATATATGGAAAGTATCTCCTCTTTTGAACAATGACTTCACAAAGGATAATTTAGCTGATTCAGGTGAGTTTGGAATTGTTCACTTAGCAACTCATGCAGAATTTGAAGAAAATACTGGAGTGGGTAGGATTGATTTACCTAATACTTCAGTTACTCTTAATCAGATTCGAGACTTTAATTGGAAAAACGTTGAACTTTTGGTTTTGAGTGCTTGTCAAACATCAGAAGGAAACAGCAGTTCTGAGTTAGGATTTGCAGGAGCGGCTGTTCGTTCTAATGTGAAATCAGTAGTCGGCACTTTATGGAAATTAACTGATGCTGTTGCTCCTCAATTTATGGAGACATTTTATCAAGAGCTAAAAAATGAATCGGTAACTATTAAAGCTGAAGCATTTAGACGTGCTCAAGTTTCCATAACACAGAGTAACTTAAGCCACCCCAAGTTTTGGTCTGCACTCACAATTGTTGGTAATCCTTGGTAG
- a CDS encoding DUF928 domain-containing protein, which yields MISSRLLALISISPIFILGLISPVQANDIPESKPPKRSPSRATRGDCLVVPLLPSGSNASETRSENPIIWLYVRPSTKASTNQLTVHSIREPLDQAKIISLDDKGNPRMNPMFISISLPVGQQKLIENQNYTFTLKCNGDGNAIAVNIKLVSRNNLRMADLDLGKQVSNLTKSGLWSEATNLFMATPSKLVCGKIDSSNRLFEENMTNLFNKVMRPQNPKTFEPLELDIQRNIFLTYRNRIKQTCK from the coding sequence ATGATTAGTTCTAGATTACTGGCATTAATTTCGATTTCCCCCATTTTCATCTTAGGTTTGATTTCTCCTGTTCAAGCGAATGACATCCCAGAATCAAAACCTCCAAAGAGATCTCCGTCAAGGGCTACAAGAGGTGACTGCCTAGTAGTTCCATTATTGCCTAGTGGTTCTAACGCCTCGGAGACGCGCTCAGAAAATCCTATAATTTGGTTGTATGTAAGACCTTCAACAAAAGCAAGTACAAATCAGTTAACGGTTCATTCAATTAGAGAACCGTTAGATCAAGCAAAGATAATTTCGCTTGATGACAAAGGAAATCCTAGAATGAATCCAATGTTCATTTCAATTTCTTTGCCAGTTGGGCAACAAAAATTGATTGAGAATCAGAATTATACATTTACCTTGAAATGTAATGGTGATGGAAACGCAATCGCTGTAAATATCAAACTGGTATCGAGAAATAATCTAAGAATGGCTGATTTAGATCTTGGGAAACAAGTTTCAAATCTTACTAAGTCAGGATTATGGTCTGAGGCAACTAATTTATTTATGGCTACGCCAAGCAAATTAGTATGTGGCAAAATTGACTCCAGCAATAGGTTGTTTGAAGAAAATATGACTAACCTATTTAATAAAGTTATGCGTCCCCAAAATCCTAAGACGTTTGAGCCGTTGGAGTTGGATATCCAAAGAAATATATTCTTGACTTATCGTAATAGAATTAAACAGACGTGTAAGTAA